The DNA window gtggcggcggcggcaagtGGCTGACTGGAAAGTCAGTGAGCTTGTCCAGCTGATCGATGCGACAGCAGTGAACTACGCCGTACATGggcagcaagtgcagctggCCAAAGAGACTGTTGCGCAGCCAAGGGATCTCATTGCACATGTCCACGCAGAacgagctcagctcagcaatGTTTGCCTGCAATAACACAGAAAGTGAgcacaaaagagagagagagagagcaagagagcgatgAACTTACATAGGGAGAGTTGTGCGCTACGACAACAAACTCATCGCTCGGCTCGCCCGTCGGCTCCAGCGTGCGCACATGTGCCCAAATTTGCGCTGGAATTTGCAGAGAGAGGTCATCGCTACtcttcagctgcagcatggCCGTGTTGTTGCAGTTCGGGGATGACGGCATAGCTGCCACGCCCGATACGCCCAAGCGCACATCGTAGCGTTCCGCACCGGCATCGCTGCTGGCACGCAGCGCATTGATGAAGTGCATCCAGTTGCCCACACGCAACTGCTTGAGCCAAACAATGCTCAGCATATCCTTGTAGCTGGCAAGTTCCTTGGATTGCTTTTCATCCTGCAGCAGGCTGTTGTACTCAAAGAGCTGTGGGTTAAAGAGATCACCCAATTGTTTCTGATTCTCTctgagcagctgctgaaaCTGATCCTCGCTGGGATAGCGGAAGTACTTGATCAAGTTGCCAATGTTGGTGTCAAAGTTCAGCGCACTTAGCTCGTGTTCTATGCGAGATTCGAGCAGCAGATTGCTTGGCGCATAGGCCAGAAAGCTGACGAAGCGCACTCGAGATGCGCCAAGTTCGTAGCAAAGGCCAAGCAGCTTCACATCCTGCAAGTCTTGTACACTGTAGCCTATGAGCAGGCTCATGGCATCCGAGTCGCAGCCAGGCAGGCTTGAGTTGCTCTCATAGATCGTTTGGCTGTAGTCGGAGCAGCACCTGATGTACGTATCATAGGCATTGCTATCAATCGTATGCCCGTCGATATTTATGCCTTCGTTCGTGCATTTAAATTCCGCCGtgattgcatttattttagttaaatcaTTATTGTAGTTTCTGTTTTGCATGCACAAACCCGTCGGACAATGGAACGTCATTGTCTCATTCAGATCTAATGTCACGGAATTGAtgctttttttaataattgcagaCTTGCTGCCAAAGTGTTTCACAACGATGGGAACTGGATCTTGCAATTGCAGACTGCACGTGGCGCTTACACTTGAGCAGCAAGCCACAAGGACTCCAAACGCAAACAACATCAATTTCATCTCGATTCTCAAATTGAACTGATCAGAAGCATCGTCTGCTTGCCTTATATAGCATCAGAatcgcgcgcacacacacacatgtacgtAAGTATGCATAACTTCTTAGCTTCTTAACTCACAGGCAGGCTCAAGAGAGCAAGCAAAGAAGAGAGAGATAGTGCATGCCTCATAATAGAATCAGAAtcgcacacgcacgcacacacacatttatatacatatgaatagAACACGTGCAGACTTAAAGAGAGaacgcaagcaagcaagctaagaaagaaagagagagcgagagtgaaaTCCGTTATCATTGCTCTTTAGACTTTAGACAACAGTTAGCCTGTATAAGACGCGCACTGTGGGCACTTTACttacttttgcttgcatttatgcaattttcaagCACTTTACtacataatttcaattttgctgTTAGCGCTTTCAAACTTTatattgcattatattttatatgtatatattagcATTATCACAACACGCGCACTATGGGCATTTTAGTcacttttttcaatttcaatatcaattgtTAGcctttgcaaatatatataaatatattatgtatattttttaatcttaGCTTAGCAGCTCAGCTGCTCCAATCActtgtaaaaaaattaaagcttatcgCTCGGCTATTGATTTCATTggcgtacatacatatgtatgtattatcaTTAGTGCTTTAATGTTGATAAAGCctgtctatttatttaaaaatgtaatgcaaATTATGCTGACAAAGTTGCATGTTGATTGTTAAATAAGCTAAGGAATTTTTCACATTATAGCTGGAACTGTTGATGcttaatatgaaattattttcattacttATTTAGTTTCggtatataaaaatgtacaaagggttacaaaattttgtatatatatatttttgatcatCGTTATAGCGATAAAAGGCAGACTGTATTTTTGACTTGTTGTTTGTATTGATTGCCAACGAATTTTatgtgaatatttatttacttttttgtatGTCAAATGTGTAACTGACTTGTTTTATGTACAGGGTTTTGTTGTGTCGGCTGCGCTTGACTGCAAACTTTTAGTCCTATGTGTTTTGCTAACAAATTGGCAATAGCCAATTACTAATTAGCTTGAGTTTACTGTACTTGATGATGACGAGTAGTCGTTACTGCTTGGCAGCGTGGAaatttgcttgtatgtgtgtgcgtgtgtgtgtattcgtATCTTCATCTTCATTTGGCTAAAGCATTTAAGCatagcttgtgtgtgtgtgtgtgtttctctgtgtgtagaacaagcaacaaatttaatgtcaCAAACTTTTGATGTGTTCTAATTTATATACCATATACAAGCTGACATAGAAGTCAGTTGGTCCTTTGCAgtcatctctctctctctcgctctcgctctctccatctctcactctcgctctgtctctgccGCTGTCTCTCTGTCGGTTTCGTCAGCGACGTTGCCTCgttaaagtaaatttgtttttacgcTTGATGGCAAAAATTACGGCATTTTTTTTCTCCACTGCCACACCCCCACACACTTGAGCAGcgtgcttacacacacacacacacgcttgcatgcatatatgtgtgcaAGGTATGGACCCGTTAATATTTCATATGTCAGCGCAACTCACgaccaccaccaacaacaacaacaacaacaacaacaactcaactcCAATTCAAGGgctttcgttttttattttttgctgtcttAAATcgcttgcatttaaaaaatttgattatGTGATATTCTCATGCGgggaaattaaatttatacacagattcacaattttttttttttttttttttttgttgctcagtcctgttgtttcattttttatgacGGCTTTTCCGCATTTGCGCCATTCAGCGACAACAGCACATAACGGAAAGTCAAGTTAACAGCATGCAGTTGACACATATTGCTATAACGgtacttttgttttcttttttggcaagGGTgatagatttatatatatacatgtttcataatatagaatttttgtgctgcatttcaatttacaaattgctgTCAGCAGTTGTCTGTGGgcttaacaatataaaaaaaaatatttaataattacatatatttcaattaaattattaacaaacaaagaTGTGAACAGcaatcttttaaaataatatagtaaataaaattgttgtgaatttaacatttttaaagataattatttgcaataatttacttttatttgaatGTAATATTTCCAaaactttataataaattatgtttataatttatatagcttattaaattaactcCTAACAATtgcttatattaatatataaagattttgaatttataaataatttttgaagataaataatttgatttaatttaaaaatttaaactcaaattttaatgcaatgcagactaaatatttttttgaattcattatttaaacacacaacaattttaaatatgaacaTATATAGACTTGAATTTACATagaattttaaagctaaatgaTTTTGATGATTGATGATTTAAActcaaattataatattttatataatttcaaatgttttgaattCATCATTTATAAATGCTAAGCTTACGCTCTTGCCTATAACGTTTCCATTGAGTGTGATacaaaagagagtgagagactgagatacagagagtgagagagagagcgtattTGAGAGTCGTTAAAATGCTGTGGTGGCTTAAAGCCGAAAACCGCTTAAATGCTGTACGTCAAGTAATTTGTATATCTGCATTTGTGGAGTGTGCCtgacacaaaaacaaaatggcgatAATAAAGCGGCAagcaggacacacacacacaggataTGGGGAAAGGACATAACGGTTTGCAAATgcttcaaatttatgcataatttatgtgaaTAAAAGACGAGcgagcaacaataatttggcattaaaagagtgagtttttttttttgttttttattgacttGAGCGCTGGACGCAgcagaaagagacagcaagcgtgagagtgagtgagagggAATGCTACAAGCTGCATAACTTAATCAAGAAATTCTTTTAGCTGCACGCACCTTTCACTCGTCCCCCAACCACTGTACgtgcgctctcactctctctctctctctgtctctctctcatcTCTtctttttatctatttatctGCTTTGTTCGCTGGTGTTAATGGCTCTCGTTTCTATTGTATGTgcgcctttttttttctattctgAGCGGAATCGCTGCTTTGCGGTTCGCATTTTATATTCTGTACCTTCAAAaggaattttaataaatacccAAGCtcaatgtgtatgtgtgtgtgtgtgtgtgttgttgattgtttggcaaactttgcttataaataaatttcatttgctttaaaataattaaaagctctTGATGTGTCAGCAACACAATAAAAAGGTGTTGACTTGCCAATTGTTGATTAATTTCATACACTTTGCAAAATCTTAAATACagtaatgcaataaattatagcaattaaactttcaacatttttaagctGTTGATGCATTGATCGTAATATCTTAAATGTTAAACTAGTATCTAATAATATCTTAACTAATATTCgcttatattataaaattttgcttttactaaacttgcaattaaatataatttgagctAAATCAGCTAATACTTGAATTCGTCATAGTTGCTGGCAATGCaagtgtattttaaagttggttaaaaaaaatagcgcatttttctatttttcacATATTCTATTTactaattgctgcaaaattataaaagtgtATTTGAAAGTTGGCTAAAACTTGAAAGCGTATATTTGTgtattcaaagtgtatatttgtttttatttatattctaaaTACGTATTGCTGCGAAAGTataaaagtgtattttaaagttggcacaaatcttataaaaatgaactcaaaattattgcaattaattcacCAATTAAATTTCGAAACATAGCTGCATATTTGacataaatttatgaacattaattaacaaaatcaagttagctaaattataattcaagagctgcataaaaactaactcaatataattgaaattgaaatgtggtTAGCTGCTGCGTATTTGCTaaacaataagaaatatttgttaaaaaaataataataattgtctATTGCTATGACGCCCAAGAGGGCGTGGGTGGGCTTAGCCCACATAGTCGAAATAGTTGACGACGCGTCGTCAGTTGCGTTTGGCTGGCCAAAGCGAACGGATGAGTATCGAATCGGTGGAGTAgaagacaaaacaaattttttcaagTATTTTGGGACGTGAGCACGTCGAGCTGCGTATAAAGCACCGCATTAGGCATAAATAGCAGTTGTTGGTAGCAatatgcatttgcatgtgGCATTGTGGGCATGTGGCACGTTGCTGGCcctgctgctgggctggcagcagcgcaagTGCTGGCGCCTCATCTGGCAGCTGAACGGGTGGCGCGGAGTtgcgcagcagccgctgctttggctgctgctctgcattTACCTGCATCCAAATAGTTGAGTTCGATCTATAGcataactgtatatatatatatatatgaattatatgcaattttttttggctggcaGGCATACTGGACAAGGTGACGCGACTGCGTGTGCTCTTCAAGCGTCCGCTGGCCATACTGCTGGGCACACGCGTGCTCCTCTACATTGACGATCCCATGGGCATGGAGTGTGTGCTGAATGCGGCCGAGTGTCTGGACAAGACATTTATGCAGGAAGGATTCTTTGCGCGTCGCGGTCTGTTGCATGCGCGTGGTAAGTTGCCGCTCTATTGccctctcgctcgctcgctcatgTGCTGTCTCGCTTTGCAGGTCGCAAATGGAAATTGCGTCGCAAGCAGCTTAATCCCGCCTTTAATCATAACATTGTCATTAGTTTCTTTGATGTTTTCAATGATGTGGGCAATCAGCTGATCGCTCAATTTGCTGCATTGCCGCAGCTGCATGGCGCTGCTGTTAAGTTCAAGGATGCCGAGGATATGCTAAGTCGTGCTGTGCTTGAAGTATCTTGCCGTAAGTACCCAAAACCATCCACCCACCCATTTCACTAAAAGTTACAAC is part of the Drosophila busckii strain San Diego stock center, stock number 13000-0081.31 chromosome X, ASM1175060v1, whole genome shotgun sequence genome and encodes:
- the LOC108607114 gene encoding uncharacterized protein LOC108607114, coding for MKLMLFAFGVLVACCSSVSATCSLQLQDPVPIVVKHFGSKSAIIKKSINSVTLDLNETMTFHCPTGLCMQNRNYNNDLTKINAITAEFKCTNEGINIDGHTIDSNAYDTYIRCCSDYSQTIYESNSSLPGCDSDAMSLLIGYSVQDLQDVKLLGLCYELGASRVRFVSFLAYAPSNLLLESRIEHELSALNFDTNIGNLIKYFRYPSEDQFQQLLRENQKQLGDLFNPQLFEYNSLLQDEKQSKELASYKDMLSIVWLKQLRVGNWMHFINALRASSDAGAERYDVRLGVSGVAAMPSSPNCNNTAMLQLKSSDDLSLQIPAQIWAHVRTLEPTGEPSDEFVVVAHNSPYANIAELSSFCVDMCNEIPWLRNSLFGQLHLLPMYGVVHCCRIDQLDKLTDFPVSHLPPPPPPLPLTTTTTERTAPPLLLL